A section of the Papio anubis isolate 15944 chromosome 2, Panubis1.0, whole genome shotgun sequence genome encodes:
- the SMC4 gene encoding structural maintenance of chromosomes protein 4 isoform X1, translating into MPRKGTQPSTARRREEGPPPSPDGASSDAEPEPPSGRAESPATAAETASEELDNRSLEEILNSIPPPPPPAMTNEAGAPRLMITHIVNQNFKSYAGEKILGPFHKRFSCIIGPNGSGKSNVIDSMLFVFGYRAQKIRSKKLSVLIHNSDEHKDIQSCTVEVHFQKIIDKEGDDYEVIPNSNFYVSRTAYRDNTSVYHISGKKKTFKDVGNLLRSHGIDLDHNRFLILQGEVEQIAMMKPKGQTEHDEGMLEYLEDIIGCGRLNEPIKVLCRRVEILNEHRGEKLNRVKMVEKEKDALEGEKNIAIEFLTLENEIFRKKNHVCQYYIYDLQKRIAEMETQKKKIHEDTKEINEKSSILSNEMKAKNKDVKDIEKKLNKITKFIEEYKEKFTQLDLEDVQVREKLKHATSKVKKLEKQLQKDKEKVEEFKSIPAKSNNVINETTTRNNALEKEKEKEEKKLKEVMDSLKQETQGLQKEKESREKELMGFSKSVNEARSKMDVAQSELDIYLSCHNTAVSQLTKAKEALIAASETLKERKAAIRDIEGKLPQTEQELKEKEKELQKLTQEEINFKSLVHDLFQKVEEAKSSLAVNRSRGKVLDAVIQEKKSGRIPGIYGRLGDLGAIDEKYDVAISSCCHALDYIVVDSIDTAQECVNFLKRQNIGVATFIGLDKMAVWAKKMTKIQTPENTPRLFDLVKVKDEKIRQAFYFALRDTLVADNLDQATRVAYQKDRRWRVVTLQGQIIEQSGTMTGGGSKVMKGRMGSSLVTEISEEEVNKMESQLQNDSKKAMQIQEQKVQLEERVVKLRHSEREMRNTLEKFTASIQRLIEQEEYLNVQVKELEANVLATAPDKEKQKLLEENVSAFKTEYDAVAEKAGKVEAEVKRLHNIIVEINNHKLKAQQDKLDKINKQLDECASAITKAQVAIKTADRNLQKAQDSVLRTEKEIKDTEKEVDDLTAELKSLEDKAAEVVKNTNAAEKSLPEIQKEHRNLLQELKVIQENEHALQKDALSIKLKLEQIDGHIAEHNSKIKYWHKEISKISLHPIEDNPIEEISVLSPEDLEAIKNPDSITNQIALLEARCHEMKPNLGAIAEYKKKEELYLQRVAELDKITYERDSFRQAYEDLRKQRLNEFMAGFYIITNKLKENYQMLTLGGDAELELVDSLDPFSEGIMFSVRPPKKSWKKIFNLSGGEKTLSSLALVFALHHYKPTPLYFMDEIDAALDFKNVSIVAFYIYEQTKNAQFIIISLRNNMFEISDRLIGIYKTYNITKSVAVNPKEIASKGLC; encoded by the exons ATGCCCCGTAAAGGCACCCAGCCCTCCACTGCCCGGCGCAGAGAGGAAGGGCCGCCGCCGTCCCCTGACGGCGCCAGCAGCGACGCGGAGCCTGAGCCGCCGTCCGGCCGCGCGGAGAGCCCAGCCACCGCCGCAG AGACTGCAAGTGAGGAGCTTGATAATAGAAGTTTAGAAGAGATTTTGAATAGCATTCCTCCTCCCCCGCCTCCAGCAATGACCAATGAAGCTGGAGCTCCTCGGCTTATGATAACTCATATTGTAAACCAGAACTTCAAATCCTATGCTGGGGAGAAAATTCTGGGACCTTTCCATAAG CGCTTTTCCTGTATTATCGGGCCAAATGGCAGTGGCAAATCCAATGTTATTGATTCTATGCTTTTTGTGTTTGGCTATCGAGCACAAAAAATAAGATCTAAAAAACTCTCAGTATTAATACATAATTCTGATGAACACAAGGACATTCAGAGTTGTACCGTAGAAGttcattttcaaaagataattGATAAG GAAGGGGATGATTATGAAGTCATTCCGAACAGTAATTTCTATGTATCCAGAACGGCCTACAGAGATAATACTTCTGTCTATCACataagtggaaagaaaaagacattcaaGGATGTTGGAAATCTTCTTCGAAGCCATGGAATTGACTTGGACcataatagatttttaattttacag ggCGAAGTTGAACAAATTGCTATGATGAAACCAAAAGGCCAGACTGAACACGATGAGGGTATGCTTGAATATTTAGAAGATATAATTGGTTGTGGACGGCTAAATGAACCTATTAAAGTCTTGTGTCGGAGAGTTGAAATATTAAATGAACACAGAGGAGAGAAG TTAAACAGAGTAaagatggtggaaaaggaaaaggatgccttagaaggagagaaaaacataGCTATTGAATTTCTTACcttggaaaatgaaatatttagaaaaaagaatcatGTTTGTCAATATTATAT tTATGATTTGCAGAAACGAATTGCTGAAAtggaaactcaaaagaaaaaaattcatgaagaTACCAAAGAAATTAATGAGAAGAGCAGTATACtatcaaatgaaatgaaagctaagaataaagatgtaaaagatatagaaaa GAAActgaataaaattacaaaatttattgaggagtataaagaaaaatttacacaACTAGATTTGGAAGATGTTCAagttagagaaaaattaaaacatgcaaCTAGTAAAGTCAAAAAACTGGAGAAACAacttcaaaaagataaagaaaag GTTGAAGAATTCAAAAGTATACCTGCCAAGAGTAACAACGTCATTAATGAAACCACCACCAGAAACAATGCCCtcgagaaagaaaaagagaaagaagaaaaaaaattaaaggaagttATGGATAGCCTTAAACAGGAAACACAAGggcttcagaaagaaaaagaa AGTCGAGAGAAAGAACTTATGGGTTTCAGCAAATCGGTAAATGAAGCACGTTCAAAGATGGATGTAGCCCAGTCAGAACTTGATATCTATCTCAGTTGTCATAATACTGCAGTGTCGCAATTAACTAAGGCCAAGGAAGCTCTAATTGCAGCTTCTGAGACtctcaaagaaaggaaagctGCAATCAGAGATATAGAAGGAAAACTCCCTCAAACTGAACAAGAATTAAAGGAG aaagaaaaagaacttcaaaaacttacacaagaagaaataaactttaaaagtttGGTTCATGATCTCTTCCAAAAAGTTGAAGAAGCAAAGAGCTCATTAGCAGTGAATCGAAGTAGGGGGAAAGTCCTTGATGCagtaattcaagaaaaaaaatctggcagGATTCCAGGAATATATGGAAGATTG GGGGACTTAGGAGCCATTGATGAAAAATACGATGTGGCTATATCATCCTGTTGTCATGCATTAGACTACATTGTTGTTGATTCTATTGATACAGCCCAAGAATGTGTAAACTtccttaaaagacaaaatattggAGTTGCAACCTTTATAGGTTTAGATAAG ATGGCTGTATGGGCAAAAAAGATGACCAAAATTCAAACTCCTGAAAATACTCCTCGTTTATTTGATTTAGTAAAagtaaaagatgagaaaattcgccaggctttttattttgctttacgaGATACCTTAGTAGCTGACAACTTGGATCAAGCCACAAGAGTAGCGTATCAAAAAGATAGAAGGTGGAGAGTGGTAACTTTACAGGGACAGATCATAGAACAGTCAG GTACAATGACTGGTGGTGGAAGCAAAGTAATGAAAGGAAGAATGGGTTCCTCACTTGTCACTGAAATCTCTGAAGAAGAG GTAAACAAAATGGAATCACAGTTGCAAAACGACTCTAAAAAAGCAATGCAAATCCAAGAACAGAAAGTACAACTTGAAGAAAGAGTAGTTAAGTTACGGCATAGTGAACGAGAAATGAGGAACACGCTAGAAAAATTTACTGCAAGCATCcag cGTTTAATAGAGCAAGAAGAATATTTGAATGTCCAAGTTAAGGAACTTGAAGCCAATGTACTTGCTACAGCCCCtgacaaagaaaagcagaaattgcTAGAAGAAAACGTTAGTGCTTTCAAAACAG aatatgATGCTGTGGCTGAGAAAGCTGGTAAAGTAGAAGCTGAGGTTAAACGCTTACACAATATCATCGTAGAAATCAATAATCATAAACTCAAGGCCCAACAAGACAaacttgataaaataaataagcaattagATGAATGTGCTTCTGCTATTACTAAAGCCCAAGTAGCAATCAAGACTGCTGACAG AAACCTTCAAAAggcacaagactctgtcttgcgtacagagaaagaaataaaagatactgAGAAAGAAGTGGATGACCTAACAGCAGAGCTGAAAAGTCTTGAGGACAAAGCAGCAGAGGTCGTAAAGAATACAAATGCTGCAGAG AAATCCTTACCAGAGATCCAGAAAGAACATCGCAATCTGCTTCAAGAATTAAAAGTTATTCAAGAAAATGAACATGCTCTGCAAAAAGATGCACTTAGTATTAAGTTGAAACTTGAACAAATAGATGGTCACATTGCTGAacataattctaaaataaaatattggcacaAAGAG ATTTCAAAAATATCATTGCATCCTATAGAAGATAATCCTATTGAAGAGATTTCAGTTCTAAGCCCAGAGGATCTTGAAGCAATCAAGAATCCAGATTCTATAACAAATCAAATTGCACTTTTGGAAGCCCGGTGTCATGAAATGAAACCAAACCTCGGTGCCATTGCAGAGTATAAAAAGAAG GAAGAATTGTATTTGCAACGGGTAGCAGAATTGGACAAAATTACTTATGAAAGAGACAGTTTTAGACAGGCATATGAAGATCTTCGGAAACAAAGGCTAAATGAATTTATGGCCGGTTTttatataataacaaataaattaaaggaaaattaccAAATGCTTACTTTGGGAGGGGATGCTGAACTGGAGCTTGTAGACAGCTTGGATCCTTTCTCTGAAGGAATCATGTTCAG TGTTCGACCACCTaagaaaagttggaaaaagaTCTTCAACCTTTCAGGAGGAGAGAAAACACTTAGTTCATTGGCTTTAGTATTTGCTCTTCACCACTACAAGCCCACTCCCCTTTACTTCATGGATGAGATTGATGCAgcccttgattttaaaaatgtgtccattgttgcattttatatatat gaACAGACAAAAAATGCACAGTTCATAATAATTTCTCTTCGAAATAATATGTTTGAGATTTCGGATAGACTTATTGGAATTTACAAGACATACAACATAACAAAAAGTGTTGCTGTAAATCCAAAAGAAATTGCATCTAAGGGACTTTGTTGA
- the SMC4 gene encoding structural maintenance of chromosomes protein 4 isoform X5 — translation MMKPKGQTEHDEGMLEYLEDIIGCGRLNEPIKVLCRRVEILNEHRGEKLNRVKMVEKEKDALEGEKNIAIEFLTLENEIFRKKNHVCQYYIYDLQKRIAEMETQKKKIHEDTKEINEKSSILSNEMKAKNKDVKDIEKKLNKITKFIEEYKEKFTQLDLEDVQVREKLKHATSKVKKLEKQLQKDKEKVEEFKSIPAKSNNVINETTTRNNALEKEKEKEEKKLKEVMDSLKQETQGLQKEKESREKELMGFSKSVNEARSKMDVAQSELDIYLSCHNTAVSQLTKAKEALIAASETLKERKAAIRDIEGKLPQTEQELKEKEKELQKLTQEEINFKSLVHDLFQKVEEAKSSLAVNRSRGKVLDAVIQEKKSGRIPGIYGRLGDLGAIDEKYDVAISSCCHALDYIVVDSIDTAQECVNFLKRQNIGVATFIGLDKMAVWAKKMTKIQTPENTPRLFDLVKVKDEKIRQAFYFALRDTLVADNLDQATRVAYQKDRRWRVVTLQGQIIEQSGTMTGGGSKVMKGRMGSSLVTEISEEEVNKMESQLQNDSKKAMQIQEQKVQLEERVVKLRHSEREMRNTLEKFTASIQRLIEQEEYLNVQVKELEANVLATAPDKEKQKLLEENVSAFKTEYDAVAEKAGKVEAEVKRLHNIIVEINNHKLKAQQDKLDKINKQLDECASAITKAQVAIKTADRNLQKAQDSVLRTEKEIKDTEKEVDDLTAELKSLEDKAAEVVKNTNAAEKSLPEIQKEHRNLLQELKVIQENEHALQKDALSIKLKLEQIDGHIAEHNSKIKYWHKEISKISLHPIEDNPIEEISVLSPEDLEAIKNPDSITNQIALLEARCHEMKPNLGAIAEYKKKEELYLQRVAELDKITYERDSFRQAYEDLRKQRLNEFMAGFYIITNKLKENYQMLTLGGDAELELVDSLDPFSEGIMFSVRPPKKSWKKIFNLSGGEKTLSSLALVFALHHYKPTPLYFMDEIDAALDFKNVSIVAFYIYEQTKNAQFIIISLRNNMFEISDRLIGIYKTYNITKSVAVNPKEIASKGLC, via the exons ATGATGAAACCAAAAGGCCAGACTGAACACGATGAGGGTATGCTTGAATATTTAGAAGATATAATTGGTTGTGGACGGCTAAATGAACCTATTAAAGTCTTGTGTCGGAGAGTTGAAATATTAAATGAACACAGAGGAGAGAAG TTAAACAGAGTAaagatggtggaaaaggaaaaggatgccttagaaggagagaaaaacataGCTATTGAATTTCTTACcttggaaaatgaaatatttagaaaaaagaatcatGTTTGTCAATATTATAT tTATGATTTGCAGAAACGAATTGCTGAAAtggaaactcaaaagaaaaaaattcatgaagaTACCAAAGAAATTAATGAGAAGAGCAGTATACtatcaaatgaaatgaaagctaagaataaagatgtaaaagatatagaaaa GAAActgaataaaattacaaaatttattgaggagtataaagaaaaatttacacaACTAGATTTGGAAGATGTTCAagttagagaaaaattaaaacatgcaaCTAGTAAAGTCAAAAAACTGGAGAAACAacttcaaaaagataaagaaaag GTTGAAGAATTCAAAAGTATACCTGCCAAGAGTAACAACGTCATTAATGAAACCACCACCAGAAACAATGCCCtcgagaaagaaaaagagaaagaagaaaaaaaattaaaggaagttATGGATAGCCTTAAACAGGAAACACAAGggcttcagaaagaaaaagaa AGTCGAGAGAAAGAACTTATGGGTTTCAGCAAATCGGTAAATGAAGCACGTTCAAAGATGGATGTAGCCCAGTCAGAACTTGATATCTATCTCAGTTGTCATAATACTGCAGTGTCGCAATTAACTAAGGCCAAGGAAGCTCTAATTGCAGCTTCTGAGACtctcaaagaaaggaaagctGCAATCAGAGATATAGAAGGAAAACTCCCTCAAACTGAACAAGAATTAAAGGAG aaagaaaaagaacttcaaaaacttacacaagaagaaataaactttaaaagtttGGTTCATGATCTCTTCCAAAAAGTTGAAGAAGCAAAGAGCTCATTAGCAGTGAATCGAAGTAGGGGGAAAGTCCTTGATGCagtaattcaagaaaaaaaatctggcagGATTCCAGGAATATATGGAAGATTG GGGGACTTAGGAGCCATTGATGAAAAATACGATGTGGCTATATCATCCTGTTGTCATGCATTAGACTACATTGTTGTTGATTCTATTGATACAGCCCAAGAATGTGTAAACTtccttaaaagacaaaatattggAGTTGCAACCTTTATAGGTTTAGATAAG ATGGCTGTATGGGCAAAAAAGATGACCAAAATTCAAACTCCTGAAAATACTCCTCGTTTATTTGATTTAGTAAAagtaaaagatgagaaaattcgccaggctttttattttgctttacgaGATACCTTAGTAGCTGACAACTTGGATCAAGCCACAAGAGTAGCGTATCAAAAAGATAGAAGGTGGAGAGTGGTAACTTTACAGGGACAGATCATAGAACAGTCAG GTACAATGACTGGTGGTGGAAGCAAAGTAATGAAAGGAAGAATGGGTTCCTCACTTGTCACTGAAATCTCTGAAGAAGAG GTAAACAAAATGGAATCACAGTTGCAAAACGACTCTAAAAAAGCAATGCAAATCCAAGAACAGAAAGTACAACTTGAAGAAAGAGTAGTTAAGTTACGGCATAGTGAACGAGAAATGAGGAACACGCTAGAAAAATTTACTGCAAGCATCcag cGTTTAATAGAGCAAGAAGAATATTTGAATGTCCAAGTTAAGGAACTTGAAGCCAATGTACTTGCTACAGCCCCtgacaaagaaaagcagaaattgcTAGAAGAAAACGTTAGTGCTTTCAAAACAG aatatgATGCTGTGGCTGAGAAAGCTGGTAAAGTAGAAGCTGAGGTTAAACGCTTACACAATATCATCGTAGAAATCAATAATCATAAACTCAAGGCCCAACAAGACAaacttgataaaataaataagcaattagATGAATGTGCTTCTGCTATTACTAAAGCCCAAGTAGCAATCAAGACTGCTGACAG AAACCTTCAAAAggcacaagactctgtcttgcgtacagagaaagaaataaaagatactgAGAAAGAAGTGGATGACCTAACAGCAGAGCTGAAAAGTCTTGAGGACAAAGCAGCAGAGGTCGTAAAGAATACAAATGCTGCAGAG AAATCCTTACCAGAGATCCAGAAAGAACATCGCAATCTGCTTCAAGAATTAAAAGTTATTCAAGAAAATGAACATGCTCTGCAAAAAGATGCACTTAGTATTAAGTTGAAACTTGAACAAATAGATGGTCACATTGCTGAacataattctaaaataaaatattggcacaAAGAG ATTTCAAAAATATCATTGCATCCTATAGAAGATAATCCTATTGAAGAGATTTCAGTTCTAAGCCCAGAGGATCTTGAAGCAATCAAGAATCCAGATTCTATAACAAATCAAATTGCACTTTTGGAAGCCCGGTGTCATGAAATGAAACCAAACCTCGGTGCCATTGCAGAGTATAAAAAGAAG GAAGAATTGTATTTGCAACGGGTAGCAGAATTGGACAAAATTACTTATGAAAGAGACAGTTTTAGACAGGCATATGAAGATCTTCGGAAACAAAGGCTAAATGAATTTATGGCCGGTTTttatataataacaaataaattaaaggaaaattaccAAATGCTTACTTTGGGAGGGGATGCTGAACTGGAGCTTGTAGACAGCTTGGATCCTTTCTCTGAAGGAATCATGTTCAG TGTTCGACCACCTaagaaaagttggaaaaagaTCTTCAACCTTTCAGGAGGAGAGAAAACACTTAGTTCATTGGCTTTAGTATTTGCTCTTCACCACTACAAGCCCACTCCCCTTTACTTCATGGATGAGATTGATGCAgcccttgattttaaaaatgtgtccattgttgcattttatatatat gaACAGACAAAAAATGCACAGTTCATAATAATTTCTCTTCGAAATAATATGTTTGAGATTTCGGATAGACTTATTGGAATTTACAAGACATACAACATAACAAAAAGTGTTGCTGTAAATCCAAAAGAAATTGCATCTAAGGGACTTTGTTGA